In Candidatus Omnitrophota bacterium, a genomic segment contains:
- the atpD gene encoding F0F1 ATP synthase subunit beta: MEKGKVIAVQGPIVIVKFETNAKPPPIYAVLEAKTYTGRRVVLEVVEYLSKRAEDVGNVAKCIPLTSIFGLQRNAEVLVGGLSIETPVGKEVCSRILNVLGEPIDKKGPVNTKVRKPIHKKQKVNLDIKSLSRAKFELMETGIKVLDLLFPLVKGTRTGILGGAALGKSVIILELMHNVIRKQKGFCVFTGAGERIREGNELYNEMRRQKILDRSILVFGQMNESAGARFEVVHTGMTIAEHFQQENEDVMFFIDSVYRFAQAGSELSTLLGRIPSETGYQPTLTSEMSEFQERIRSGSQAAITAIEAIYVPSDDLTDPAVVCIFSYLDSILILSRQHVQLGLYPAVDPLLSSCSYLDPLIIGRRHFRISQDVLKILNKYEELRRIVSIIGIEELSKEDRILFERAQRLRNFFTQPFFTAELYTGRKGEYVPLEKTLNSCEKIISGELDKKPAEELYMIGAL, encoded by the coding sequence GTCTTGGAGGCAAAGACTTACACCGGCCGGAGGGTGGTGCTGGAAGTGGTTGAATACCTGAGCAAAAGAGCCGAGGATGTCGGCAATGTCGCCAAGTGTATTCCGTTGACATCTATTTTCGGCTTACAGAGAAATGCCGAGGTTTTAGTTGGCGGCCTATCGATCGAAACTCCGGTAGGAAAAGAAGTTTGCTCAAGAATATTAAATGTCTTAGGCGAACCAATAGATAAAAAAGGCCCGGTTAACACAAAAGTCAGAAAACCGATCCATAAAAAACAGAAGGTTAATTTAGATATCAAAAGCCTGAGCCGGGCCAAATTTGAGCTGATGGAAACCGGGATCAAGGTGCTTGACCTTTTGTTCCCCTTGGTAAAAGGGACAAGGACCGGGATTTTGGGAGGAGCAGCGCTTGGCAAAAGCGTAATAATCCTGGAATTGATGCATAATGTCATCAGAAAACAAAAAGGCTTTTGTGTATTCACCGGGGCAGGAGAAAGGATCAGGGAGGGCAACGAACTTTATAATGAAATGCGCAGGCAGAAGATACTGGACAGGTCGATTCTGGTATTTGGCCAGATGAATGAATCTGCCGGGGCGAGGTTTGAGGTTGTCCATACCGGGATGACGATAGCAGAGCATTTTCAGCAGGAAAACGAGGATGTGATGTTTTTTATTGATAGTGTTTACAGGTTTGCCCAGGCCGGGAGCGAGCTTTCTACGCTTTTGGGCAGGATCCCTTCGGAGACCGGATATCAACCCACCTTAACTTCTGAGATGAGTGAGTTTCAGGAAAGAATCCGTTCAGGTTCCCAGGCCGCAATCACTGCCATTGAGGCGATTTACGTGCCCAGTGATGACCTGACTGACCCGGCAGTAGTTTGTATTTTCAGTTATTTAGATTCGATATTGATCCTTTCCCGCCAGCACGTGCAGTTGGGCCTTTATCCAGCCGTTGATCCGCTGTTATCTTCCTGTTCTTATCTGGACCCCCTGATTATAGGCCGGAGGCATTTTAGGATCAGCCAGGATGTGTTAAAGATCCTTAATAAATATGAGGAGCTGAGGCGGATTGTTTCGATTATCGGGATAGAAGAGCTTTCTAAAGAGGACCGGATTCTGTTTGAGCGGGCTCAGAGACTGCGCAATTTTTTTACCCAGCCGTTTTTTACTGCCGAGCTCTATACCGGCAGAAAAGGCGAATACGTGCCTTTAGAAAAGACGTTGAATAGCTGTGAAAAAATAATTTCCGGGGAACTGGATAAGAAGCCGGCCGAAGAGCTTTATATGATTGGAGCGCTGTGA